The genomic window GCCCCTTTGAGCTTTCCCATAAGCCCAAGGGCGGAGCCTATGGGGCAGCCGAGTATATGGCGCCTCTCTCACCCCCTCGGCAAGGATGAGGAGACGTCGCTACTTCAATTAAGCAGCGAGCGCGTAAGAGTGGTTGGCACTTATTTTTCGCCGCATTTTTTACGAGGTCTGCGGCGACCTCGGCTCGCAGCCTGCAACCTCCACTTCCCGTCGAGACCACGCGCCCCCACTTTCAATTTAAATAATACATAACAATTTTCGTTTTGTCAAATTATCTGAGAACCGTCTTCCGATGTTGGGCTTCTATAAATGAATTAGGGTTCTCATGGTGAGGGGAGAGGCGAAAAAAGCAATCTAAAGGAGTTTTTGAAATTTTCCTTTGAACATCCAGTCCATTATAAGCACCTTTCAATGGAAGTTTTTGGCGTTTCAAGAATCACAATCTTTGGATTTTATAGTCAAGCAATATGGTAAGTGTCCCAAAGGGTCTCAAAAGTTTTGGAATCATATATTTCCTGAATAATTTCAAAAAGATATTGGAATATATAGATAAGAGGAGAGATTTGAAAGGAGAAGATATAGTTAAGTTAAAGATATACAAAGACGCAGGTTATAACCCCGCAGCGCTCCGACCTCTCTCAAGAAGACCTAAAAATCCAAGAAAAAGAAACTGGGATATAAGAGTGATAGAATAGATGTTGTCTCAAGATTTGGTTATCCCCCTCCCTCCGGGGGTGTGTTCAAACGGATAACGGGAGCGAGTTCGCGGGAGAATTTGAAGATTTTCTCAGGAATAAGGGTATTATCCATTTCTACACCCATCCAAAGAGACCGCAAGAGAGCGGCTATGTGGAGCGATTCCAGAGAACTATCCAAGAATATTTCATAGATGTATACCCGCTGGACTCAACGGATATATGCGAATTTAATAAGCAAATGATGTTATTCCTTATCTGGTATAATGCCTCAAAACCCCATATCGGGCTTAATAGAGATTCTCCTTTGGATTTTATAGTCAAGCAATATGGGAAATCTCCTAAGGAGTCCCAAATGTTATGGAATCATATATTTCCTTGATTTATCTCTCTTTTTCTCTTAATATGAATAAAATGATTCCTCAAATCTATGGGTTGAAAGCAATTGAGGTAGAAAACCT from bacterium includes these protein-coding regions:
- a CDS encoding transposase is translated as MWLSPSLRGCVQTDNGSEFAGEFEDFLRNKGIIHFYTHPKRPQESGYVERFQRTIQEYFIDVYPLDSTDICEFNKQMMLFLIWYNASKPHIGLNRDSPLDFIVKQYGKSPKESQMLWNHIFP